AAGTTGACTGTGATGCATACAAAAGCTGAGAGGGTTTATCATCTACCACCCTGACTCACTCTTCCTTGCTGTCCAACAAATTAAGTCAAGTATTTAATAAGATGACCAACAAAGTCAGCTTAATTATCAATAACttttctctttttagatcacaGGGATTAGCACTCtttctctcaaaaaaaaaagtagaaaacttCTTAATTTTAATTCCCACCACTAACACTATCATTAAATTCTTTCTATCTACTTGCCCATCATCTTTAAGTTTTGGTTTTAACTTTGAAGTAAGGACTTCTGATGATGTAATTGAAAGCCTAATCAAATGGAATATATACTtacttgggtttttgaaaatGTTATAATTTGGCAAGTTTACATTATTTTGATCTCGAGTTAAAGAACAAGTTAATCACTTTAACACGTTTAAGTGATTAAACTTTAGTGTTGATTAGTAATGTCTTCAATGCTATCAccaaacaagtttttttttttttttttacatggagtGTACCCTACCTTGCTTGTGTGGTTATTGTTTTGACGATATGACTACATAATAAACATTTCTCATCAAGGAATTAAGTTTTCTTCATGGCATCTAAAATTGACATTTCAGTGATGTGATTAGTTTCTTGTAAAGGTGAAAGAACAGGATCATATTTGAGAGAGAAACAAGCAAGAGAGATGTTTAAGTGCTGTATCCAATTGTCGCTCGATAATGCATTTAATAACATGCCCTCCCAAGTAGGGTCTTTGGGTTTGTTACCTATGTACCTTCGTTCTTACtgttaaataaaaaaatctaaaagtaCTGCATCATCAAAAACAGTCATAAGTGTCTAATTGATAAGTTGCACTTACCGGAACCGCGATTGAACAAAGATTTGCTGGAAATTAGATCAGCTCCGTCTGGTAACTTTGGGCTGCGAAGTCGCCCCTCCCTGTGTTTATCTTCTGTTGGTCCTTTGTGAAGCCTAAAAACTTCACACGGGTGTCCTCAAATATACTTGGGCCATTTTGATAAAACCTGCATTCACTATTCATTTCACGATCCCGTGTACGACCCGGGTGAGGGAATGGGGGACAAAAGTGGCGGGGCCACCTAGTAGTTCTCTCTAGTCTTTTTCCCGTAATTATACTTGGTAGGGATTGAATTAATACATCTGCAACGAGTCCATAGTTTCCAGATACAAATGCTAGTTCTGAACAAGGAGAGAATGGACCAGTTTCAATTGAATGTTGAAGCATGGTCAATTCTTAGCGTCTCAAAGAAACTAAagtcactttttttttttccgaagctTAACTatgcaaaatgaaaaaaaaaaaaaaccctaaataaacATCATATATCACAGTACTGATTGACAGCACAAATTATTAAGAGCTCTCACTCATCCTTCCTGCTTTTCatacttcttttttttcttctttacttcaGTGGCAGTTTGAGTATCTTCTTCATCTACATTTttgctcttcttctttttcttcttgccaCTGGTGTTCTCCAACTCTGGAGCCTGCTCTTGCTCTTCGACCAATTTGcgtttctccttctttttcttcttcttttccggTGTAGGTTCCTCTGGAGCGTCGCCGTTAGTAGTGGTGGATGGTTTACCTTCATCCATAGCTTCaccttttgatttcttcttttctcttttctttgttGAAACATCAGCAGCAGATCCATCTTCAACATCCATCTTCTCTCCATCTGTTAAAAAGTGCAACAACAGCACGCTCGAATTAGGTAGATTAGAAATTGTATCTATATGACTTGGGAGAGCACCACAAACAACGGAACATGCATATTCAAAAATTATTAAATAGCCCAATTTTGATTTGTAATCCCTAATTTATTTCTGTATCATACACAGGATTCCTACTTGCATCGCACTTCATGCAAATTGATCCTCTTAACTCTAACTTCAGGCATATAAGCAAATAAACCCCAGTAGCATTTTCCACCCTTACCTTCGTTCTGAATAATCGCAGCTTTCATCACATCAACATTCTTGCGAGGGGCAATGCCCTTATCATAAAAGTCCAGCCTCTCTTCAACCTGTTCACGAAGCTTCTCCCCAAAAATGGTGGAGCTCGTCTCTGTTGCAAGAGATAACACACTTGGAAATGAGCTGGAAATATTCTGGATAAAACTGGATGCCAAAATGGAAGTAATGAGGAAGAGTTACCTGAGAAACAATCAATACGAGATGCAATAGAACACTTGTTTGCAAGATAGCGAGCCATTCGTCCTTTGTTTTTTGCAGATGCGCGCCCAATGAAGGAAGAATGGAAAATGAGACCGTATTTTGGAGTGTTCCCTCGGGTTTTCAATGCCCTGGACATGAGAATACGAACAAAGGGAATTAGAATCCACATTCATTCTCACAGGGAATATAGAACTGAACACTTAGTGCAACATATAAATGATTTCAAACAGGACCCACAAAATTTACACTTCTAACAACCATCTTAACACTTGTAAAACCAGTTAAATCTAGTTAAAAGCAAAATGAGTTACCCAAGATAATGTATAACAAAAATGAGCATCAAAAACTGAATAAAAACCTGAAGAGAGCCTTCTCTGCACCAAGGATCTGAAGAGTGGAAGAAGGGCATTTGGCCAAATTTGTGAGACTACCTGCATGAGAAATCAAACGAGCCCCAACCATTTCACCAATAAGAGAAGCCAAATTTGGTGCTATGTCATTCATTTTTGTGACCAGATATTCATGAAGGTTTTTCCTGTATTCAGCGAGGTCCATAACTCTCTGAGCAAACTGCTTGACATTAATCAAGTCGATAGGGGACAAATCTTGTCCTACAGGGATTTAAAATCACAAGATCAACAGAGTGCGAGACAACATAATCCCAAATTAAATAGGTGCTAATTCTTACCCATGGAAGCTTTGGCTGCTTCGACAATTTCCTTTGCTTTGTCTTCATCCCCGAGTATCTCAGTTAAACCTAGGATTTTGTCTTCAGAAAGCTCTGATTTGTTCTCCACAAATTTTGCAACCTTAGCATAGAGATAATTATCATTGACAATCTTCACTAGCTCTGGGAAATGCCAAGAGTACCATTCCCTGCACAAGGGTCACATGCTTTTCATCTTAAGTATGGAAAAAACAAAGGAGCAGCACTTAAgcagagaataaaagaataaaaaacaaAAGCTGAGATTGCCACCAAATTTCTTACTAAAAGCTCAAACAACTTATTCTGGCACTTAAACATCGCTACTAGTTCAAAAGTTGCAGCTAAATTAAAAATTGAGAAAAGCTAGCAGGCTACTCCCTAAAAGAATACCCCGGTGCTAGTATCAACACCTCTCTCAAAATTTCCAAACcttcaattttttttccagaCAAAGTAAAACAAATCAGTTTTCTACTGACAAACAACCATGTACACAGATTTTCCTAGTATCAACATAACGCAAACAAAATTTTCCTTATACTGTAAACTTACGAATCCAAAGTAATAAAAACTGGACAAACCTGACTCTCATGGAGAAAGAATTAACATCTTTGTCAAGGGTATCAAGCATGAAGATGGCCTGAATGACCATATTATCCACCCGGTTAACATTGAACTTAACCTTAGCTCTGCTGTAACTATGCCCCAAACCAAGCTGAGCTTTCTCTAGA
This genomic stretch from Papaver somniferum cultivar HN1 chromosome 5, ASM357369v1, whole genome shotgun sequence harbors:
- the LOC113281484 gene encoding nucleolar protein 56-like; translated protein: MKLKVLFESASGFALFDAHGIDEIGQNTEAVSNSVTDLNRFGKVVKLVAFHPFSSALDALDQCNAVSEGIMTDELRNFLELNLKIKEGKKPKFSLGLAEPKIGSHISEETKIPCQSNEFVLELLRGIRLHFDRFIKDLKPTDLEKAQLGLGHSYSRAKVKFNVNRVDNMVIQAIFMLDTLDKDVNSFSMRVREWYSWHFPELVKIVNDNYLYAKVAKFVENKSELSEDKILGLTEILGDEDKAKEIVEAAKASMGQDLSPIDLINVKQFAQRVMDLAEYRKNLHEYLVTKMNDIAPNLASLIGEMVGARLISHAGSLTNLAKCPSSTLQILGAEKALFRALKTRGNTPKYGLIFHSSFIGRASAKNKGRMARYLANKCSIASRIDCFSETSSTIFGEKLREQVEERLDFYDKGIAPRKNVDVMKAAIIQNEDGEKMDVEDGSAADVSTKKREKKKSKGEAMDEGKPSTTTNGDAPEEPTPEKKKKKKEKRKLVEEQEQAPELENTSGKKKKKKSKNVDEEDTQTATEVKKKKKKYEKQEG